Proteins from one Cryptomeria japonica chromosome 4, Sugi_1.0, whole genome shotgun sequence genomic window:
- the LOC131046145 gene encoding probable disease resistance protein RF45 — protein sequence MATGLAIALAKGVLGKLGEIVAEQAWNEASLLLNFKNDFIWLDKQLSLICASLQAADELTGLTDAVKKWLADVRNIVFDAEDIIDECAVEHLYTNTCQSCVCNCNQLVFRYKMGKRIKDIKERISSTMQNAQQLKLIHEVSHLNQLSTSKSESERGEELRRGSILEKDAPAVAIDYKEKEILRLLDNHAFGVVAVVGMGGLGKTFLLQHVFNRSKHRYDCSAWISVSQTCSIRKLQCDLASRIDLKIASQISRLGITDVRAAEFIHEGLQGKRCLIVLDDVWKTSVEGNLISSLGLPTGRENQCQIVVTTRSRELAVNMNAHIYEMQHLSKEESWDLFCLFAFPDREGSRPPQQLESLAHQTVQECGRLPLALKTVAASMAKAPLTSDWEAKLGQLKKVGKGEDFIMKILKLSYDSLPPYLKCCFAYFSFFPEDTNFSFTTFKVDYSIYLDNVIYLWIAEVFIPQEKGRQQWDIGLQYLHQLENLCLLEVNRGSSCYTVHDLLLDLVVNICKEHECEFDIPCKEISCRRLVLAKKSLDNNVISEKPLLCQRSLRTLSFSQNPGITSIPEQLLDHVTVLRSSSLRTLKSDYFTLSIDESKLFSVEDVSSLTNLQELFFRLENVRVLRSLEDGILDRLVKMRILGVRNAIPATEGDREESSLPALPEKMNAMKGLQQLSLWYFSVPSWVCGMENLTDLFLNSCSDYSSLQKMPSLRLLTLKNDSKCRELPKEFGESGGFPKLANMQIQDFPLLEELPALEEGAMQVLELLIIDNCPRVKRVPEGLERLRRLKNIDVYKEASGELEERLKEGGEDWNKIKADNTRVEIYIE from the exons ATGGCAACTGGACTTGCTATTGCGCTTGCTAAAGGTGTGTTGGGAAAGCTTGGCGAGATCGTAGCAGAGCAAGCATGGAATGAGGCATCTCTCCTCCTCAACTTCAAAAATGACTTTATATGGTTGGACAAGCAACTCAGCCTGATTTGTGCTTCTCTACAAGCTGCAGATGAGCTGACTGGGCTCACTGATGCTGTGAAAAAATGGCTGGCGGATGTGAGAAATATTGTTTTTGATGCAGAAGACATAATTGATGAGTGCGCCGTTGAGCATTTGTATACAAATACCTGTCAATCATGTGTGTGCAATTGCAATCAGTTGGTCTTTCGGTATAAGATGGGGAAGAGAATTAAAGACATCAAAGAAAGGATTAGCTCTACCATGCAAAACGCACAACAGCTCAAGCTTATCCATGAAGTGTCCCATTTGAATCAGCTCTCAACTAGTAAATCTGAAAGTGAAAGAGGAGAAGAGTTGAGAAGAGGGAGTATCTTGGAGAAAGATGCACCAGCAGTGGCTATAGATTACAAGGAGAAGGAAATTCTGAGATTGTTAGACAACCATGCCTTTGGAGTCGTCGCCGTCGTGGGAATGGGCGGGCTGGGTAAAACATTCCTTCTGCAGCACGTTTTCAACAGATCAAAACATAGGTATGATTGTTCTGCCTGGATTTCTGTTTCCCAGACTTGTTCTATTAGGAAATTACAGTGTGACCTAGCCTCCCGCATTGATTTAAAAATAGCCTCCCAAATTAGTAGACTTGGTATAACTGATGTGCGGGCAGCTGAATTCATACACGAGGGATTACAGGGCAAAAGATGTTTGATTGTCCTGGATGACGTGTGGAAGACTAGTGTAGAAGGTAACTTGATCTCCAGTCTTGGGCTTCCCACTGGCCGTGAGAATCAGTGTCAAATTGTTGTTACTACTAGAAGTAGAGAACTTGCTGTAAACATGAATGCCCACATCTATGAGATGCAACACCTCTCGAAGGAGGAGAGTTGGGATCTGTTTTGTCTCTTTGCCTTCCCAGATCGTGAGGGAAGTAGGCCGCCTCAGCAGCTAGAGAGCTTGGCTCATCAAACTGTACAAGAATGTGGGAGGTTGCCACTGGCCTTAAAGACAGTTGCGGCATCCATGGCCAAGGCTCCTCTCACATCAGATTGGGAGGCAAAATTGGGGCAGTTGAAAAAGGTAGGAAAAGGAGAAGACTTCATAATGAAAATTTTAAAGCTGAGTTATGACTCTCTTCCTCCCTATCTGAAATGTTGCTTTGCTTACTTCTCTTTCTTTCCAGAGGACACAAATTTTTCTTTTACTACTTTTAAAGTTGATTATTCTATATACCTGGACAATGTGATATATTTGTGGATAGCGGAAGTATTCATTCCGCAAGAAAAAGGTAGACAACAGTGGGATATTGGGCTACAGTATCTGCATCAACTTGAAAATTTATGTTTGCTGGAAGTAAACAGAGGTTCAAGTTGTTACACTGTACATGATTTGCTGCTTGATTTGGTTGTAAATATATGTAAAGAACATGAGTGTGAATTTGATATTCCCTGTAAAGAAATAAGTTGTCGCAGGTTAGTTCTAGCTAAAAAGAGTTTAGATAATAATGTAATTTCAGAAAAGCCTCTTCTTTGTCAGCGATCTCTCCGCACACTGTCATTCTCTCAGAATCCTGGCATTACAAGTATTCCAGAACAGTTGCTTGATCATGTCACAGTACTCCGG AGCTCGAGTTTGAGGACACTGAAATCAGATTACTTCACACTGTCTATTGACGAGAGTAAATTATTCTCTGTTGAAGATGTTAGCAGTTTGACCAATCTACAAGAATTGTTTTTCCGTCTCGAAAATGTACGGGTATTGAGAAGTTTAGAAGATGGTATCCTTGACCGTTTGGTCAAAATGAGAATTCTGGGAGTACGGAATGCTATTCCTGCAACGGAGGGTGATAGAGAAGAATCCAGTCTTCCAGCATTGCCAGAGAAGATGAATGCTATGAAAGGTCTTCAACAACTTTCTCTATGGTATTTCTCTGTGCCAAGTTGGGTATGTGGAATGGAAAATCTGACAGACCTTTTCTTGAATAGCTGCAGTGATTATTCATCGCTCCAAAAGATGCCCAGCTTACGATTATTAACTTTGAAGAATGATTCAAAATGCAGAGAATTGCCAAAGGAGTTCGGAGAGAGTGGGGGATTTCCTAAGCTAGCTAACATGCAGATTCAAGACTTCCCTCTTTTGGAGGAGTTGCCGGCGTTGGAAGAGGGGGCGATGCAAGTTCTGGAATTACTAATAATAGATAATTGTCCGCGGGTGAAGAGAGTTCCGGAGGGATTGGAGCgcttgaggagactaaagaatataGATGTTTATAAGGAGGCAAGTGGTGAGTTAGAGGAGAGGTTAAAGGAAGGCGGGGAAGATTGGAATAAAATCAAAGCTGACAATACCCGCGTCGAGATCTACATAGAATAA